The DNA window TGACAACGAGACGACGTGGTGAATTGCGTATAGTTGAGGCAGCTGGTATAAAATTATCCCTTATtaggatttttattttttattttctagtcagaggattttcaaaaaataataatgataaataaatttttggttttaaaCTATTTGAAAGAGCTAGTTAAATTGTGTTAAATTTTGTTCCATGTATTCAAATTACGTACGTGGTCGTTCATATGGATTCATACGCTACAACTACAAGCTAGTTGGATATCATACATGGGTTAGATGGATCTCGCAGAGTTTATTATTACAACACGAATTTCGTTTGATCAATCTACAGACATGAGTTTATCATTACAATACGAGTTTCGTCTGATCAATCTACTATCTTTTTCTTCCCCACGATCAACATCTTAAACAAATCCATATTGGATATTCCCTTAAACTCGTATGCATAATACATAAGTTTAATCTTTAAAGTTTGTGTTTATCGAAGTCGTCCCACTTCCTAGACAGGTTTGTGGGTCAATGTTTTTGTCCACCCCACTGGCAGCAGCTAGGTTTTTCCccaaatcaaaagcaaaatagTCTACCTCCCGAGTCTCGTCAAGTAATTCGACTTAGCGAGAAAATCCAGCGTCCCCAAAGTGAGTGGCAGAAAAACTCTGATTTGGTCACTATGAAGGGCACAAAGATGAGCAAGCAAAGAGGGTACTACCATTTGGTTTCCCCATTTATTGCTCTAAAGTAATTGATTTCTATGGTACAAAAGGGTATAGTATGAAAGTAATGAAGTAAGAAAATTGACATGAGAGTGCAGAGGACACTGACAGGATTGGCTATCTCTTCTGGAagttgaagaatttgattccATAGGCAAAcacaaagaagaagacgagaaCCCAGACGACATGTGCTACAACCACGACAGGGATGAAGTCGTGGTCGTACCCGAAACCTTGCTTAAGGAACATCTTTAGTCCTACATTTCCAAATCCGGGTATCTGAACAGGAATATCTTTGTCACCAACTTGAGAAGCTACAATGCCATAAATTGTCCAAGCCACAGGATTAGCCCAGTAATACCACCTCCACCATATGGGGATTGCCTACAAAAGTGTTGATTTAACCATGAGTTTCACAAGTTCAAAACTATCCGAGTTCGAGATAGCGAAATTGGACGTTGCGTACCGGTCGAGGAATAAGAAAACCAGTGAACAAATTCCAAAAGCCAAGAAAGAAGGACATGACCACGGCTGCAATGTGGTGGCCTGGAGTCACGGCTACAACCATCATCCCATACAGTGTGAAGTATGTAAAACACATAAGAACCAAGTAGCAGAACAGCAAGAACTTCCCCACTTTCCATTCAAATCCAATCATACTATAAATAATGacacaataaattaaagattGAACAGAAACATAAACAGTCTCAATTGCCACCTgcagggaaaaaaaaaaaggaaaaaggttgAATCTTTAGTTAACTTATTCGTGATTAAGCTTTTGGGTCGAGTGATGATTTAATATCACCTGAGCAAATGCATACGGCAAAGCAGAATACATCCCGGCAGCTCTTTCTCGATAGAAAACCGTTCTTTCAACAGCAACCACGGACTGCACAGATGAAGCATTGGTAGCTCCAAGGAAGATGACAGCAGAATATATAGCACCCATAACATTTAACACATCTTGTTCTTTGGCTctgaaaaaacataaaagcaTCAATAAAGTAGAATGTGACAGGAACACAGAGTAGTACAGGTCAGTGAAGCCTTACAATTTTTGTCCCTTGTTCCAGAAAATTAGACCAAATAAGATACCAATAACTATTGTAATGAAGAAGCGTATGGCATTGTATTGAGGGTGTCGCCAATACGAGCGATGTTGTTTCCAGAAACAAGCTTTGCATTGAGAGAAAAACGATTGTGAGTATTCGGTTGGGAAGTTTAGGTCTTTGGACCCTGGAGCTGGAGTGCTAAGCTCCAGTATAAGTTCTTGGTTCCTCCTGAAACAAGAATTGgtgttaagaaaaaaaatgatagaaattCAAGATGTTGTGTGAACTTAAAGCACAATCATACATACTGATACGCTGGAGATTTAGCAAAAGTCTCAGCAAGATTAATATTTAGTTGAGCCTCAATTTGAGGAGCAGTAACCTCAAGCATCCATGTAGCTGGATTCTGACCATCTTCAATCTTTGGAATCCCTGGAATAGCCTGTCATCAAACAGCCACCAAATTGAACATTTGggtagaaaatggaaaaagaaccGAAACAAATATGCTCACctcaaaatattcaatgaGTTTGCAAGATCGCTGACCAAGTGGTCCGGCATAGATCATTTGTCCACCATGTTTCAAGAGCAGTAGCTACATGAAGCATTAAAGCTTGGAGAATTAGAAACGGTGTAGCGACAAACAATCATTTAGAGTCTGTTCAATAATACCTCATCAAAAGCTTCAAAAATGTCTATGCTTGGCTGATGAATTGTGCATACAACGGTTCGCCCAGTATCAACTGTATTTCGCACAGTACGCATAACAATGGCAGCAGATCTAGCATCAAGACCAGAAGTTGGTTCGTCCATGAAGATGATTGATGGATTAGCAATCAACTCCACTGCTATTGTcaatcttttcctttgttcAGTTGAAAGACCATCTACTCCTGGAAGCCCCACTAAAGCATTTCTCAATGTATCTAGTTCTATTAGTTCCATAACTTCTTCCACAAACATCTACATCAATGAAGATTAGTCATATGTTGGACCACATTCTGCATCAACTGGAAGCATAAAGCTGCAAGAGTTTCTAGTGGGAGAACATACCTTTCTTGTTTCGGTATCGACATTGGAGGAAAGGCGGAGCCAAGCAGAAAAGAGGAGAGACTCATAGACCGTAACGTGAGGCGAATGAATGTCAGTTTGTTCACAATAACCACTTACTCGAGCAAAGGTTGATTGCTTCTTTGGGTAACCAGAGATGCATATACTTCCTTCAATATAACCGCTGGTCTTTCTTCCAGCTAGTACATCCATGAGTGTAGTTTTCCCAGCACCACTAACACCCACAAGAGCTGTTAATACCCCTGGTCGAAAAGCTCCACTGACATCGTCTAACAGTTGAAGACGATCTTTCTCAATCGCGTGCATCTTCATTTCCTAAATGGAAAGACATTGAGTTTAATGATCAAGTAGTTTCAGCCACTTTGTAAAATTATCCATACAAAAACTTGGAACTTGTTTGGAAGGACTTTCTAAGTGAATCCAAACAGGCTCTTACAAATTTGAGTTAACTTACAGTAGGCATATCCACATAATAGTTAACATGGTTGAATGCAAGTGAAAGTGGCTGGAAAGGCAAAACCATTCCTCCCCTTTGCAATGGATCTAAATCAGCTACTATTTCTGAAGATTTGATGAATCATAGTTAATGCCTATGGTTTCTCTTTCAATATCAAAGCTCtaactaaagaaaatataactaCAAGTCAAAGATCAAACCTTGTGCATTGGACctattattttttctgttcttcttgtCTTCATCCATGCAAATGAGAGCCTTTGCATCGGCAAGCGCTGAAAATAGTTTCAAACGGATTAATACCGTAGCAATGATAATCGTCATGATTTGAACGGACAAATCAAATTATACTCTTAAATAAATGAAGGGTTGAGATTATTTACGATTCAAGTAAGTCAAAGCTAATGTAAATAGAATGTTGAAGAGAAGATTAAAGCCGAAAAGTGCCGCAATGCAAATCCAGTACCAACTTTCTTCCTTAAAGAAACCCCTACTTGCAAGGAGCACTTTCCCAACAGTAGGTTCATTAATTCTATTATCTGTATTTTTCTGCATTAGGCAAGTATGCTTTTGAGTTATTATGATGGAAAAAGGAACatataactaaatttaatgtatttttcaaGCTAAGATTTACCTTGCTCCATCTTTCATCTAGGAACTCATTGATGACAATGGCATTTTGTCCATACATCATGGGAGAAATGTAAAAGCCCCAAATTATCCATGGCCCGATGTTCTCTATGCGCACAGAAGGAAAACCAAAATTTggcaaacaaaatattttcatccACTAGAGTAGATGTTGTAGAGTTAAAGTTTAGCcacaagaaagaagaacaatcaCTTACCTCTGTCAATAATGAAACCTCCAAGCAAGAAAACTATTAAAAGAGCAAAGGTGCCCAAAGTACTTGCAATAACTAGCGCTCTTCCAATAGCAGCCATAAGTCTAAATAGCGATAGAGCTGCTTGATGAGTGGCAAAGAAGGCCAAAAATTGCTTGAAGAACCTAGAGATTCAATGGCCAGGTAAGtaaagtttgtttttgttaacAAATGAGAAGGAAAGGAAATATATATACCTACTAGGAGCAGGAGCAAACCCAATTGTGTAATAAGTTAGAAGAATCCATATCCCTGATTCTGCGAGAGATAGAGGAATTCTGAGGAGCCAAATAGGCAAACTGAATGCCCAGGCAGGATAGAACAAAAAATCCCTCTGTTTAAAGAACACTGGTAGCCTGAAAAGAGTGAGAGCCATTTCTGCCATTCCATTAAACATGATATTCATGAGGCTGAAAAACAAGGCTCCAAGGAACTTGCTTCCACCAGTTACAGTGCCCACTTGCATTTCAGTCCTCAGAAACACAGTCATAGCAATGATGGACATGATAGTGATCTGGACCGTCTTGAACACATAGATAAAAGCATTTCTCTTCATTAGCAGTACCTCTCTTGAATAGCACGCCCTGAATAGCTCCCACTTAGATAAACCATATTTCTCCATGACTAATGCAGCTGGGTGAGCTCTAGATTTGTCATAAGGCACATCAAGATCAGAGGCAAGCTGTTGACCAATGCTAAAAGACTTGAATCCTTGCAAAAAATCAGGAACAGAAATGAATCTATAtgattggttttttttatacCAATATTGTTCTTGGTCCTCTTTTGATGTCACTTCTTGTAAAAAATCAGCAACTCCTTTCCTTTCTGGGCATCTAAAGCCCATAAATTCAAAGAATTCAAGCACTTTTTCTCTCGGACCTTGATACACGATTTGACCTTCTGAAAGCAGAATGATATCATCAAATAGATTATAAGTTTCAGGAGCTGGTTGTAGCAGAGATATGACCATCGTTACATCCATTATATGAACCATTTGCCTCATGGACTTGCATATCTGAAATGTGGTGGAACTGTCTAAGCCTGTTGATATTTCATCCATAAACAAAGCCTTAGCTGGCCCAACCAGCATCTCCCCTACACACATTTTGtccaaacttttaattaaacttattGCACGAAACtgtaaaaacaacaaagaaaaatgaatattctCAACCTGTAGTAACCCGTTTCTTCTGGCCACCAGAGATTCCCCTCCTCATTTCATCACCCACTAAAATATCAGCACAAACTTCCAACCCAAGTATCTGTTCAAAATTTACTTTGCAAGTCAGCCCAAAATATGGACAGTGTGAAAGTAAATGGCCTAGAAAtgtaatagaaaaatgaagaCTTGTTGAAACTGCTAACCTTGAGAACATAATCTGTAACCAAACTTGCTTTTTGGCCTGAAACAGAGATGGCCTTCATGAAGGCATCAATCTCAGGGTCTGGCTTAATGCctgcttctttctctcttcttgttAGCTCAGTCAAAAGTTGATATCTTGTGCCAACGCCCAAGCAACGACCAGAGAAATCTAATGTCTCTCTCACTGTCATCTCTCCACAATGAAGGTCATGTTGACCGATATAGGCGCAGGTTCTTTGAGGCACAAACTCATGTAGTTCATGTCCGCAATATGTCACTTTTCCACTTTCCTATTAACATTTTGCGTATCATTATTTTGCTTTTCTGCTTCAACTTTTAAATGTGGAGTCTCTCAACTTCCTCAtagtttctttaaatactttaCAACATAAAAATCATTGGTTGTTGTCAATCGTTTTATTGATTGTTTACCATACGTTTGAATcagttttgaaattaaaaacttgATCTACCACACAACTTTAAACATTCATACGGGTAATCATAAGCATAAGTAGCATGATTTAACTGATTTAGGTATATATCTTCGACTAGAAAGTCCTGTGTTGCACCCCTttaaaagagaacaatatctgtcaACGGTGAGCTGGATTCTTACAAATGTTATCtaagctagacaccgggttgtatgccaacgaggacgctgggacTCAAAAAGAAtagactgtgagatcccacattggttggagagaagaacaaaacattccttgtaagggtatggaaacctctccctagaagatgtgttttaaaaattttgacgTGGTCGTGCTTATGTTGgattttttagataatattttatatacacTTCGTGGGCTAAAACAAATCGTGGGtttgatttattaaaacaaCATTATGAAAAAATCACCAATGTATTGAGTTCAGAACCTTCAAATTATGATCGAGTTTCCCAGAGAGTGCCAACAACAGCGTAGTTTTCCCAGAGCTTGGAGGACCCAGAAGTAATGTCATCCtacaaatgagaaattaatgtcaaaattcaatttaccAAACAACCTTGGAAACAGGCAACTGTTTCTTAGgacagattaaaaaaaatagtgacaATAATTTGAACAGTAAAagactttttttctttttttcctttttaatacAACAAAAATACTTGAACCTCTGACCTTCAttataataagaattttattttattaaatacctcaaggaaaaaaaaaattatcagtACCTTGAAGGTTTGATTATTCCATTGAGACCTCTAAGTATAtgaatttttctcttcttggGCGGAGCCAACCCTATCAACCCAAGCAAGCTCTGTTTTTCATAACATCCAaagcaaaaaataattagaacatgatatttatttatttttatcacaATTCAAAATTCCCCTCATTTTTACTAtaattcattatatatatatatatatatatatatatatatatatatatatatatattagaatttACTCTCTCTGTGATTTAAAGATCTAAATAATATTCCTTGTTTTATTAGATTATTCAGCCTtcaataataatcaaatttcGGCTCTTCACTAATTTTTCCCCATGATAATATGGAAAAGGAAACAGGAAACAAAGGGACAATAGTTCTATTAAGGATCGCACGTGAGATGTCTAGAAACTTAAAATTGGGTATTTGGTCATTATGGGAATTAAATCTGTGACAGTTTGATATACataacattaaatataaatagtaaaatcaataaataaaaaggatttaattttattcatatgTACGAAAATAATCAATGGAAACAATACCGAATACCTAATAACGAAGTACTCaactaatattataaataaataacaaataattataaaaataaacaattagcAAAATAAATATGGACACGTGGATCtaaattctttatttcaaGAGTATGCTAAATGGTtgattcatttaaaataataacaaaagacaataaaattatttaaattgacactaaaataattcattaattatctCCACATTaagataaacaaataattgcCCCTTTCTTCTATCACATGTCCTTTAAGATTAATAGCTAAttccttaaaagaaaaaactaataattgatttctctctcctcttttatTTCCGAAAGAATAATTTCGTAGctgaaattatttatgatgggaaataatttttaaaatgtttattttaatccataaacCGATTAAAAACAACCCTTTAGGTCcttattatttatcattaatattattttatctaattttcaTGTTCAAAATTAcgtcattaatttatttttcaagttcaTAAATTAACTAGACTTTTTGTAtagataaaaatagaattaactattttaaaaataatttctcgCGTAAACATATGTGAGaaataataatcttttaaaGTGTACCAATATTTtgtctcaaattttttatttcggcctaaatattaaagtttttttaaacttaaattttttactttttgaatgaataatatttattttttcttttaaatcatttaaaagCCTAGGGAGTAGGTGCCAAGTGTTGAAAACGGGCTGTAGCCTTCtccattaaatataatttaataataactttcaaaattaaaataaatgtggtGCCTAACTTTTTAgctaattttcaatatatttatctcttaaaatttatattttataaattttatgcttcaaaaaaaatatgaactaatcgatttttttgttcaaaataaattattataatgttgtttcttgaataaaaataaaaaataatcgaatatgaaaatggaaaaataccTCGAGCGTGTTAAGTGCAGCGTTGAGCAGAGTGGGCAGAGCTCTACTTCCAACGTAAACGTCCCCTTCGACTGACAAATTCTGGAAACGAACTTCAATTTTGGGTGTTTCAATCCCCACTCTGCAAATCACGCAATCACACAGCTTcagtttcaatttcaataatgGCGTTTTCCGTTtctgcctttttttttttttttagggtttcggATTCTTCTTACCTATCGCTTCTCTCTCTGATCCGTCTCAGAAACTTCTCATTATCTTCTTCCACAACCTTCACCACGCTTTCCATCAGCCGTTTCCTCTCCTGAAATCCCAACGCCGTCACATCCACTTCCTCATGAACCACGCTTCCATTCTCCAGAACTTGCCGAAGCATTCCCTTCCTCATCCGATCGTACGTCGGAAGCCGCTCTATCGCCGCCCATCGCAACTCTTCCTCATCATCCATTCTTCCGCTTCTTGTAAACACGTCCGCCTGCGACTGCCATACTTCTCCTACGCTAACCGACGCCCAACTCCGCCGACTACTGGCTATTCGGCCGACTTCCTCCCTTGCTATTCCCGTATCCATAAGTTCCTCGACGCACGAACCTAGCGCATTGATCAACAATGGATAACAGAAAAGAAGTGATTCAAATACGAGTATTCGGCATCATCTGATTCATCTCCTTCGATTCTTCCGGCGAGAGTAGAGCCCCGGCGGTCTgagataatgaaattaaaggtGGGGCGGCAGAGGGACGGGGAGGATAAGGGAAAGAGACGAAGATTTAATGGAAGGAAAATAAGGCGGTTCAAATCCATTTAATGGAAGAAGTTTCCGACTCTCTTATTTGAGGTCGACGTGTTTCTGTTAGCTGAAAACCAACTTATATCGGTGACTTCCtatttttccaaataatttttttttcctctttaaattaattggtCTTAATCATTcgattatttgattttatttttatttttaactgatatttatatatataatacatgGCCTTGTTTTagttatttcttatttattagtAATTAGATAATTTGACACCacatattattttgttttttttttattaagataattaaaattgttcttttttaaattgagaTTTACACAGATGAATTAAATGAGattttttagtgaaaaattaatgatttaatttaaattgtatgatttttgaaacaattaaATAGGTCAACGATCTATTAacacataattgaaaattcaatatattaaataatttttaatttttaatgatttattagtttaagaattaaataggTAATTTATCTTAAATCTTTCAAgcatttattttgagttttctaGTGGATTCCTCTAGCTTAACCTTCCTTGGTCTTAGGGGTCacgttattattttattttattaaaaaataataattttcactattatagtttaattacccaataataaaatattacaaaatttaaaaatacagactaaaacatatatatatatatatatatatatatatatatatatatatatatatatatatatatatatatatNatatatatatatatatatatatatatatatatatatatatatatatatatatatatatatatatatgaaaattttaatagcaTGGCTAGATCGATATATCAATGTCGCAATATAATTTCGATGAGAGattttcaaaaaggaaaaagacaGCTACANaaaaaaaaaaaaaaaaaaaaaaaaaaaagtaaaatgtcaCTGTTTCAAAGATTAAATGATGGTGACACGTGGGCCAATAAGGAAGCTCCAAATGTCCCTTAAAGTTGTTGGCAGATTTGAACATTAACTATCAAAAGATGGTCACGTTCCAATATTAATGtcctttaataatttataaggtagaaagatatatatagtttttttaatttttacggTGACTTGTATATGTGAATCAATATTCGACAAGATCGTGGTGGATGGGTTTGTGTCGTTGGATGAAGAGAGTCCAACGTATCTTAGATGTCTCCTAtaatccaaatttaaaaatgaccgataattatacataaaattttaaaatttaatataaattaagctcaaattaaatgattaaaagtgctaatttaaaaaatgtaataaataaataaaatatgatatcCAATCCGTATAATTTATCTTAGTTTCTAATTTTGGAAGATGTTTTTTTCCACATCTTATCTTGCCACAATTGACGATAACCACTTTTGACATTTTGGTTGTCGGTATTGCCACTACCACTGTTATTGACTATCACCTATATCTACTATCAGAAACTATTGATCTCATATCACTATTGCACTTACTAACCACTAGTGATATTCAACGGTCgatcataatattttaaatacaaattttaactttaatataaataaatttttaagtagTTGTCtctaaaatggataatatatcaaataaaacaaaatttattataaaacacTAGAAAATGTGCCCATAAACATAGAagtattttagttttaagtagtttttataaacaatgtttataaaaaatacaaaattgatttgatttttttttattattttttttattttattttattttattattattattattttttttttgcaattaaTCCAAATGGGTCtaatattgttaaaatttcTATGATAGGTCATGCATTTTGTAACTTATTAAAGAATCTCTTTACTAGATAGATCAATTGTGCATTTTATGGTAAACgtttggttttaaaacgttgaCGTCTCATATATCTAGACCTTAGACTAGGAATGGTGCTCTTGGGTATAGGATAGCAAAACTTCGACTCCtcactaaaaataaataaataaagcactTGTcggtaaattaaaaaatattttaatgtgtTAGACTACGATTTTTCTCAATcttgaaataaattttcaaaatgtacATAAATTCAGACAATGACAATTCATC is part of the Cucurbita pepo subsp. pepo cultivar mu-cu-16 chromosome LG03, ASM280686v2, whole genome shotgun sequence genome and encodes:
- the LOC111790216 gene encoding pleiotropic drug resistance protein 2-like produces the protein MDTGIAREEVGRIASSRRSWASVSVGEVWQSQADVFTRSGRMDDEEELRWAAIERLPTYDRMRKGMLRQVLENGSVVHEEVDVTALGFQERKRLMESVVKVVEEDNEKFLRRIRERSDRVGIETPKIEVRFQNLSVEGDVYVGSRALPTLLNAALNTLESLLGLIGLAPPKKRKIHILRGLNGIIKPSRMTLLLGPPSSGKTTLLLALSGKLDHNLKESGKVTYCGHELHEFVPQRTCAYIGQHDLHCGEMTVRETLDFSGRCLGVGTRYQLLTELTRREKEAGIKPDPEIDAFMKAISVSGQKASLVTDYVLKILGLEVCADILVGDEMRRGISGGQKKRVTTGEMLVGPAKALFMDEISTGLDSSTTFQICKSMRQMVHIMDVTMVISLLQPAPETYNLFDDIILLSEGQIVYQGPREKVLEFFEFMGFRCPERKGVADFLQEVTSKEDQEQYWYKKNQSYRFISVPDFLQGFKSFSIGQQLASDLDVPYDKSRAHPAALVMEKYGLSKWELFRACYSREVLLMKRNAFIYVFKTVQITIMSIIAMTVFLRTEMQVGTVTGGSKFLGALFFSLMNIMFNGMAEMALTLFRLPVFFKQRDFLFYPAWAFSLPIWLLRIPLSLAESGIWILLTYYTIGFAPAPSRFFKQFLAFFATHQAALSLFRLMAAIGRALVIASTLGTFALLIVFLLGGFIIDRENIGPWIIWGFYISPMMYGQNAIVINEFLDERWSKKNTDNRINEPTVGKVLLASRGFFKEESWYWICIAALFGFNLLFNILFTLALTYLNPLADAKALICMDEDKKNRKNNRSNAQEIVADLDPLQRGGMVLPFQPLSLAFNHVNYYVDMPTEMKMHAIEKDRLQLLDDVSGAFRPGVLTALVGVSGAGKTTLMDVLAGRKTSGYIEGSICISGYPKKQSTFARVSGYCEQTDIHSPHVTVYESLLFSAWLRLSSNVDTETRKMFVEEVMELIELDTLRNALVGLPGVDGLSTEQRKRLTIAVELIANPSIIFMDEPTSGLDARSAAIVMRTVRNTVDTGRTVVCTIHQPSIDIFEAFDELLLLKHGGQMIYAGPLGQRSCKLIEYFEAIPGIPKIEDGQNPATWMLEVTAPQIEAQLNINLAETFAKSPAYQRNQELILELSTPAPGSKDLNFPTEYSQSFFSQCKACFWKQHRSYWRHPQYNAIRFFITIVIGILFGLIFWNKGQKLAKEQDVLNVMGAIYSAVIFLGATNASSVQSVVAVERTVFYRERAAGMYSALPYAFAQVAIETVYVSVQSLIYCVIIYSMIGFEWKVGKFLLFCYLVLMCFTYFTLYGMMVVAVTPGHHIAAVVMSFFLGFWNLFTGFLIPRPAIPIWWRWYYWANPVAWTIYGIVASQVGDKDIPVQIPGFGNVGLKMFLKQGFGYDHDFIPVVVVAHVVWVLVFFFVFAYGIKFFNFQKR